A window of Natrinema versiforme contains these coding sequences:
- the gyrB gene encoding DNA topoisomerase (ATP-hydrolyzing) subunit B, whose amino-acid sequence MSQESEYGAGQIQVLEGLEAVRKRPAMYIGSTDSRGLHHLVYEVVDNSIDEALAGHCDDITVSIHEDGSVSVADDGRGIPVDTHEEYDRPALEVILTVLHAGGKFDNKSYQVSGGLHGVGVSVVNALSERLEAEVKRDGSVFRHAFEAGEPVGDMERVRDMEPDEETGTQIRFWPDTGIFETGEISFSTLSNRLRELAFLNSGVRITLRDERVDADDDESVAETYEYDGGIREFVEYLNETRSAMHDDIIYFEDEEQNIQIEVAMQATQELQGSIHAFANNINTREGGTHLTGFKTALTRTVNDYANENDLLSDLDNNLSGEDIREGLTAVISIKHPDPQFEGQTKTKLGNSEVRGIVESAMHEGLGTYFEEHPDTAQAIVMKAVEAAKARMAAKKAEELTRRKSALDSTSLPGKLADCQTKEPDEAELFIAEGDSAGGSAKQARNPEFQAILPIKGKILNVEKHRLDRILENDEIRNMITAIGAGIGDEFDIEDVRYKKIIMATDADVDGAHIRTLLLTFFYRHMRPLLEGGYVYATQPPLYRIRYRGETYDAMTDEERDRIVEEKCDGNPSQVQRFKGLGEMNPEQLWETTMNPDNRILKQITIEDAAAADKMFSVLMGDAVDPRKQFIKDHAPEAEWIDI is encoded by the coding sequence ATGTCCCAGGAAAGCGAGTACGGCGCCGGACAGATTCAGGTCCTCGAGGGCCTGGAGGCTGTGCGAAAGCGACCGGCGATGTACATCGGCTCTACCGATTCTCGAGGCCTCCACCACCTCGTCTACGAAGTGGTGGACAACTCGATCGACGAGGCACTGGCCGGCCACTGCGACGACATCACCGTTTCCATCCACGAGGACGGCTCGGTGAGCGTCGCCGACGACGGCCGCGGCATCCCCGTCGATACCCACGAGGAGTACGACCGCCCTGCACTCGAGGTCATTCTGACCGTCCTCCACGCCGGCGGCAAGTTCGACAACAAGTCCTATCAGGTCTCCGGCGGCCTCCATGGGGTCGGCGTCAGCGTCGTCAACGCCCTCTCCGAACGTCTCGAGGCCGAGGTCAAACGCGACGGATCGGTCTTCCGCCACGCATTCGAGGCAGGTGAACCCGTCGGCGACATGGAGCGGGTCCGCGACATGGAGCCGGACGAGGAGACGGGCACCCAGATCCGGTTCTGGCCCGACACGGGCATCTTCGAGACGGGCGAGATATCCTTCTCGACGCTGTCGAACCGGCTTCGGGAACTGGCCTTCCTCAACTCCGGCGTCCGCATCACGCTCCGCGACGAGCGCGTCGACGCCGACGACGACGAGTCCGTCGCCGAGACCTACGAGTACGACGGCGGCATTCGCGAGTTCGTCGAGTATCTGAACGAGACGCGCTCGGCGATGCACGACGACATCATCTACTTCGAGGACGAGGAACAGAACATCCAGATCGAAGTCGCGATGCAGGCCACGCAGGAACTGCAGGGCTCGATCCACGCCTTCGCGAACAACATCAACACCCGCGAGGGCGGGACCCACCTCACCGGGTTCAAGACCGCGCTCACCCGGACGGTCAACGACTACGCCAACGAGAACGATCTCCTCTCCGATCTCGACAACAACCTCTCGGGCGAAGACATCCGCGAGGGACTCACCGCGGTCATCTCGATCAAACACCCCGATCCCCAGTTCGAAGGCCAGACGAAGACGAAACTCGGCAACTCCGAAGTTCGGGGAATCGTCGAGAGCGCCATGCACGAGGGACTGGGCACCTACTTCGAGGAACACCCCGACACCGCCCAAGCGATCGTGATGAAGGCCGTCGAGGCCGCGAAGGCCCGAATGGCGGCCAAGAAGGCAGAAGAGCTGACGCGCCGAAAATCGGCGCTCGACTCCACCTCGCTGCCCGGCAAACTGGCCGACTGCCAGACCAAAGAGCCCGACGAGGCCGAACTGTTCATCGCGGAGGGCGACTCCGCGGGCGGCAGCGCGAAACAGGCCCGAAATCCGGAGTTCCAGGCCATCCTCCCGATCAAAGGGAAGATCCTCAACGTCGAGAAACACCGGCTCGACCGCATCCTCGAGAACGACGAGATCCGGAACATGATCACCGCGATCGGCGCGGGGATCGGCGACGAGTTCGACATCGAGGACGTCCGGTACAAGAAGATCATCATGGCGACCGACGCCGACGTCGACGGCGCCCACATCCGTACCCTGCTGTTGACGTTCTTCTACCGGCACATGCGCCCGCTGCTCGAGGGCGGCTACGTCTACGCGACCCAACCGCCGCTCTATCGCATCCGGTACCGCGGCGAGACCTACGACGCGATGACCGACGAGGAGCGCGACCGGATCGTCGAAGAGAAGTGCGACGGCAACCCCTCGCAGGTCCAGCGGTTCAAGGGACTCGGCGAGATGAATCCAGAACAGCTCTGGGAGACGACGATGAACCCCGACAACCGCATCCTCAAGCAGATCACGATCGAGGACGCGGCGGCGGCGGACAAGATGTTCTCCGTCCTGATGGGCGACGCCGTCGACCCCCGCAAGCAGTTCATCAAGGATCACGCTCCGGAGGCGGAGTGGATCGATATCTAA
- the rocF gene encoding arginase: MERTVRIIGAPMDYGANRRGVDMGPSAIRYAGLADGLERAAVEPVDDGDLSMPRAEERDPDADQPSRGNAKFLREVEDVCTRVGDRVAATLADGEFPLVLGGDHSVAIGSLGGSARDADLGAVWFDAHADLNTPETTPSGNVHGMPLAAALGRGAFGETEWAPAPRLRESSIAYVGLRSIDERERKLIRESEMTAFTMSDIDQRGVSTVVEEALEIAADGTDGVHVSLDLDWLDPKTAPGVGTPVRGGVTYREAHAALEALSRRDEADGILRSMDVVEVNPILDEANETATLAAELTASAFGKRIL; encoded by the coding sequence ATGGAACGGACCGTCAGAATCATCGGCGCGCCGATGGACTACGGAGCGAACCGCCGCGGCGTCGACATGGGACCGTCCGCGATCCGGTACGCCGGCCTAGCCGACGGCCTCGAGCGAGCGGCCGTCGAGCCGGTCGACGACGGCGACCTGTCGATGCCGCGAGCGGAGGAGCGGGATCCCGACGCCGACCAGCCCAGTCGCGGCAACGCGAAGTTCCTCCGGGAGGTCGAGGACGTCTGTACGCGAGTCGGCGATCGGGTCGCGGCGACGCTCGCGGACGGCGAGTTTCCGCTCGTGCTGGGCGGCGACCACTCGGTCGCGATCGGCTCGCTCGGCGGCTCGGCGCGAGATGCCGACCTCGGTGCCGTCTGGTTCGACGCCCACGCGGATCTGAACACGCCCGAGACGACGCCGAGCGGAAACGTCCACGGCATGCCGCTGGCCGCGGCCCTCGGTCGCGGTGCGTTCGGCGAGACGGAGTGGGCACCCGCACCTCGACTGCGGGAATCGTCGATCGCCTACGTCGGGCTCCGCAGCATCGACGAGCGCGAACGCAAACTGATCCGCGAGAGCGAGATGACGGCCTTCACGATGTCCGACATCGACCAGCGGGGCGTCTCGACGGTCGTCGAGGAGGCCCTCGAGATCGCGGCCGACGGGACCGACGGCGTCCACGTCAGCCTCGACCTCGACTGGCTCGACCCGAAGACGGCACCCGGCGTCGGCACTCCCGTCCGCGGCGGCGTCACCTATCGGGAGGCCCACGCCGCCCTCGAGGCCCTCTCCCGGCGCGACGAGGCCGACGGGATACTCCGATCGATGGACGTCGTCGAGGTGAATCCGATCTTGGACGAGGCCAACGAAACGGCAACGTTGGCTGCGGAACTAACCGCGAGCGCGTTCGGAAAGCGGATTCTCTGA
- a CDS encoding DapH/DapD/GlmU-related protein: MTDSDETTPRHDRVERHATPGPRNSLAHWTTARNPLRIAINYVVVWLVRISPSLRLKRWLLGRLGVTVGEGVSWGLEATPDVFWPELITVKADAIVGYDATLLCHEFLQDEYRTGEVVVGERAMIGAGAIVLPGVEIGEGASVAANSLVTRDVPAGATVAGVPARRMGGDSGDEEPADAAA, encoded by the coding sequence GTGACGGATTCCGACGAGACGACGCCGCGACACGACCGCGTCGAGCGTCACGCGACGCCCGGGCCGCGCAACTCGCTCGCCCACTGGACCACCGCTCGCAACCCGCTCCGGATTGCGATCAACTACGTCGTCGTCTGGCTCGTCCGGATCTCGCCCAGCCTCCGGCTCAAACGTTGGCTCTTGGGTCGCCTCGGCGTTACGGTCGGAGAGGGCGTCTCGTGGGGGCTCGAGGCCACGCCCGATGTCTTCTGGCCCGAACTGATCACCGTGAAGGCGGACGCGATCGTCGGCTACGACGCGACCTTGCTCTGTCACGAGTTCCTCCAAGACGAGTACCGGACCGGCGAGGTCGTCGTCGGCGAGCGGGCGATGATCGGGGCCGGCGCGATCGTGCTGCCCGGCGTCGAGATCGGCGAGGGGGCAAGCGTCGCGGCGAACTCGCTGGTGACTCGCGACGTGCCGGCCGGGGCGACGGTCGCGGGCGTCCCGGCCCGACGGATGGGGGGCGACAGCGGTGACGAGGAGCCGGCCGACGCCGCCGCGTGA
- a CDS encoding metal-dependent transcriptional regulator, producing MMLSDVMEDYLKAIYRLQRETDDRIKTSEIAAELDVTSPTVTSMLDKLEERELVDREKYRGVTLTDEGETVALEIVRHHRLLEAYLTEHLDYDWSEVHAEADRLEHHISEDFEARVADALGEPTVDPHGSPIPSADLERPERPDGESIAAFEAGDIVTVAEVADRDPDVLSYLAEHGVEPGVELEILEIAPFGMVTARSSEADEPVSLPESVATHVWVAEPAEPEL from the coding sequence ATGATGCTGAGCGACGTGATGGAGGACTACCTCAAAGCGATCTACCGGCTCCAGCGGGAGACCGACGACCGGATCAAGACCTCGGAGATCGCCGCGGAGCTGGATGTCACGTCGCCGACAGTCACGAGCATGCTCGACAAACTCGAGGAACGCGAACTCGTCGACCGCGAGAAGTATCGCGGGGTGACCCTGACCGACGAGGGCGAGACCGTCGCCCTCGAGATCGTCCGCCATCACCGGCTGCTCGAGGCCTACCTCACCGAACACCTCGACTACGACTGGTCGGAAGTCCACGCGGAGGCTGACCGACTCGAGCACCACATCAGCGAGGACTTCGAGGCCCGTGTCGCCGACGCCCTCGGCGAGCCGACGGTCGACCCCCACGGGTCACCGATTCCCAGCGCCGACCTCGAGCGCCCCGAGCGGCCCGACGGGGAGTCCATCGCCGCCTTCGAGGCGGGGGATATCGTGACCGTCGCCGAAGTCGCCGACCGCGACCCGGACGTCCTCTCCTATCTTGCCGAGCACGGTGTCGAGCCCGGCGTCGAACTCGAAATCCTCGAGATCGCCCCGTTCGGAATGGTGACGGCCCGCTCGAGCGAGGCCGACGAGCCCGTGTCGCTGCCGGAATCTGTCGCGACCCACGTCTGGGTCGCGGAACCCGCGGAACCGGAACTGTAG
- a CDS encoding MBL fold metallo-hydrolase translates to MRVTFLGTGSALPTGERFQAGVLVQDDGRTLLVDCGAGALQRLQQSGVGYEAVSTVLLTHHHLDHVADLLPLMKARWLAGEDHLEIVGPQGTKKLVDDLLEVYEYMQDKLEVQVREVVPGEFSVAGFDVSAYETRHSLPCLAYRFGDRFTFSGDSEAFAGLANFAEGSAILAHDCSFPDDVDVSNHPTPDALGRELAGREIGRVYLTHLYPHTEGRHEEMLESIGAHYDGDVRFAEDLTTVSIE, encoded by the coding sequence ATGCGTGTCACCTTTCTCGGCACGGGCAGCGCGTTGCCCACCGGCGAACGCTTTCAGGCGGGGGTTCTCGTCCAGGACGACGGTCGGACGCTGCTGGTCGACTGCGGCGCCGGCGCGCTCCAGCGGCTCCAGCAGTCCGGCGTCGGCTACGAGGCCGTTTCGACGGTTCTCCTGACACACCACCACCTCGACCACGTCGCCGACCTGCTGCCGCTGATGAAAGCCCGGTGGCTCGCCGGCGAGGACCACCTCGAGATCGTCGGCCCGCAGGGCACCAAGAAACTGGTCGACGACCTGCTCGAGGTCTACGAGTACATGCAGGACAAACTCGAGGTACAGGTCCGTGAGGTCGTTCCTGGCGAGTTCTCCGTGGCGGGATTCGATGTATCGGCCTACGAGACCCGCCACTCGCTGCCGTGTCTGGCCTACCGCTTCGGCGATCGCTTCACCTTCAGCGGCGACAGCGAGGCCTTCGCGGGGCTGGCGAACTTCGCCGAGGGATCGGCGATCCTCGCCCACGACTGTTCGTTCCCCGACGACGTCGACGTCTCGAACCACCCGACGCCCGACGCCCTCGGCCGGGAACTGGCCGGCCGGGAAATCGGCCGCGTCTACCTGACTCACCTCTATCCCCACACCGAAGGGCGACACGAGGAGATGCTCGAGTCGATCGGTGCCCACTACGACGGCGACGTGCGGTTCGCCGAGGATCTCACGACCGTTTCCATCGAGTGA
- a CDS encoding zinc-dependent alcohol dehydrogenase family protein, with protein MRAAVLEAYGEPLAIETVDPPTLEPHGVVVDVEACGICRSDWHAWQGHGEWADDQVPLGQILGHEPAGRIARVGDRVDTLEAGDRVAIPFNLGEGSCYQCRNGHGNVCEDGYALGFESTVPGAFAERIHVPHAEFNVAPLPDSVSATEAAALGCRYVTAFHALSHRAEVGGGDWVAVHGCGGLGLAAVQIAAALGARVIAVDIRDEPLSMATTLGADATVNATEASVPEAIEEITDRGAHVSVDALGRAETCRNSLDCLRIRGTHVQIGLTTDAERGEVALPIDEVTRWDVTVVGSRGMPPSRYDELLRMIEAGRLEPERLVTRRVALEDVSDRLAAMTEYETSGVEVVTEF; from the coding sequence ATGCGCGCTGCAGTACTCGAGGCCTACGGCGAACCGCTCGCGATCGAAACGGTCGATCCACCGACGCTCGAGCCCCACGGCGTCGTGGTCGACGTCGAGGCCTGCGGGATCTGCCGGAGCGACTGGCACGCGTGGCAGGGCCACGGTGAGTGGGCCGACGATCAGGTCCCGCTCGGACAGATCCTCGGTCACGAACCCGCGGGCCGGATCGCTCGAGTCGGCGATAGGGTCGACACGCTCGAGGCGGGCGATCGGGTCGCGATTCCGTTCAACCTCGGCGAGGGATCGTGCTACCAGTGTCGCAACGGCCACGGAAACGTGTGCGAGGACGGGTACGCGCTGGGGTTCGAGTCGACCGTTCCCGGTGCGTTCGCGGAACGGATCCACGTGCCCCACGCGGAGTTCAACGTCGCGCCCCTCCCCGACTCCGTCTCCGCGACCGAGGCGGCGGCGCTGGGCTGTCGGTACGTCACGGCGTTTCACGCACTTTCCCACCGGGCCGAGGTCGGCGGCGGCGACTGGGTCGCCGTCCACGGCTGCGGCGGGCTCGGGCTGGCGGCCGTCCAGATCGCGGCGGCGCTCGGGGCGCGGGTGATCGCGGTCGACATCCGCGACGAACCGCTCTCGATGGCGACGACGCTCGGTGCCGACGCGACGGTGAACGCGACCGAGGCGTCGGTCCCCGAGGCCATCGAGGAAATCACCGACCGAGGCGCACACGTCTCCGTCGATGCGCTCGGCCGCGCGGAGACCTGCCGGAACAGCCTCGACTGTCTCCGCATCCGGGGGACTCACGTCCAGATCGGGCTCACGACCGACGCCGAACGCGGCGAGGTCGCCCTGCCGATCGACGAGGTGACCCGCTGGGATGTCACCGTCGTCGGCTCCCGCGGGATGCCGCCCTCGCGCTACGACGAACTCCTGCGGATGATCGAGGCCGGCCGGCTCGAGCCCGAGCGCTTAGTGACGCGTCGCGTCGCCCTCGAGGACGTCTCCGATCGGCTCGCCGCGATGACCGAGTACGAGACCAGCGGCGTCGAAGTCGTGACGGAGTTCTGA
- the gyrA gene encoding DNA gyrase subunit A: MSSDVPEPTDVEARAVENVRIEDEMEQSYIDYAMSVIAGRALPRVEDGLKPVHRRILYAMHQMGVSSGSSHRKSSSIVGETMGDYHPHGDSAIYDTLVRMAQDFSMRYPLVDGQGNFGSMDGDPAAAQRYTEARMSAISEELLEDIDKGTVDFSANYDDRLQEPDVLPAAFPNLLVNGSSGIAVGMSTNIPPHNLGEVVDATIELIDDPDATVDDLMEHVKGPDFPTGANIVGRDAIYSAYKTGRGRIRVRAEFEVEEWKSNRERIVITELPFQANKARLVERIAEDVNEGEIEGISDLRDESDRDGVRVVIELKRGANAEVVKNKLLENHLERTFGVINLALVDGQPRVLSLKETLAEYISHRREVVRRRSEYDLEEAEDRAHILEGRLTAVENAEDVVELIRNSEDRSAAKAALQESYDFSEEQATHIVRMQLGSLTSMEAAEIEDEYEEVQAEIERLTTILESESELLSVIKDELREIKDEYGDDRRTSIIEDQGTVTHEDLIPEEEVFVVMTEDDYVKRMPIDAFDPQGRGGKGIIGADVKEDDRVSTVFRANTHDYLLCFTNQGEVYRLKTYEIPEMGRTARGKSAVNILDLDPGEDITAIVDTDAFGDDEFVTMVTRNGYVKRTAGEEFDNILSTGIIAADLEEGDELVDVEVTDGSQDLVIATEGGMTIRFDEDEVRAMGRNARGVNGIKLQGDDAVAGLVATDEGDEQALLTVTENGYGKRTLLSEYRTQSRYGKGLIDIKTGERNGPVTAVKAVDDDDQLVMMSERGQIVRTRVDEISTVGRNTMGVIVMEVDDGDAVAAVDDIPAAAADAADADDDAN, from the coding sequence ATGAGCTCAGACGTACCCGAACCGACCGACGTAGAGGCGCGAGCGGTAGAGAACGTCCGAATCGAGGACGAGATGGAACAGTCGTATATCGACTACGCGATGTCCGTCATCGCGGGGCGGGCACTTCCCCGCGTCGAGGACGGCCTCAAGCCCGTCCACCGACGCATCCTGTACGCGATGCACCAGATGGGCGTCTCGAGCGGGAGCAGTCACCGCAAGTCCTCCTCGATCGTCGGGGAGACGATGGGTGACTACCACCCCCACGGCGACAGCGCGATCTACGACACTCTGGTCCGGATGGCCCAGGACTTCTCGATGCGCTATCCGCTGGTCGACGGCCAGGGGAACTTCGGCTCGATGGACGGCGATCCGGCCGCCGCACAGCGGTACACGGAGGCCCGAATGTCGGCCATCTCCGAGGAACTGCTCGAGGATATCGACAAGGGCACGGTCGACTTCTCGGCGAACTACGACGACCGCCTGCAGGAACCCGACGTACTGCCGGCGGCGTTTCCCAACCTGCTGGTCAACGGCTCCTCGGGGATCGCGGTCGGGATGTCGACGAACATCCCGCCCCACAATCTGGGCGAGGTCGTCGACGCGACCATCGAACTGATCGACGACCCCGATGCGACCGTCGACGACCTGATGGAACACGTCAAGGGGCCCGACTTCCCGACCGGCGCGAACATCGTCGGCCGGGACGCCATCTACTCGGCCTACAAGACCGGCCGCGGGCGCATCCGCGTCCGCGCCGAATTCGAGGTCGAGGAGTGGAAATCGAACCGCGAGCGGATCGTCATCACCGAGCTCCCCTTCCAGGCCAACAAGGCCCGCCTCGTCGAGCGCATCGCCGAGGACGTCAACGAGGGCGAGATCGAGGGCATCTCCGACCTGCGCGACGAGTCCGACCGCGACGGCGTCCGCGTCGTCATCGAACTCAAACGCGGCGCGAACGCCGAGGTCGTCAAGAACAAACTGCTCGAGAACCACTTAGAGCGGACCTTCGGCGTCATCAACCTCGCGCTGGTCGACGGGCAGCCGCGAGTGCTCTCGCTCAAGGAGACCTTAGCGGAGTATATCTCCCACCGTCGCGAGGTCGTCCGCCGGCGCAGCGAGTACGACCTCGAGGAGGCCGAGGATCGCGCTCACATCCTCGAGGGCCGGCTGACGGCCGTCGAGAACGCCGAGGATGTCGTCGAACTGATCCGCAACAGCGAGGATCGGTCGGCCGCTAAAGCCGCGCTACAGGAAAGCTACGACTTCTCGGAGGAGCAGGCCACCCACATCGTCCGCATGCAACTCGGCAGCCTCACGTCGATGGAGGCCGCCGAGATCGAGGACGAGTACGAGGAGGTCCAAGCCGAAATCGAACGCCTGACGACGATCCTCGAGAGCGAGTCGGAACTGCTCTCGGTCATCAAAGACGAACTCCGCGAGATCAAAGACGAGTACGGCGACGACCGCCGGACCTCGATCATCGAGGATCAGGGCACCGTCACCCACGAGGACCTCATCCCCGAGGAGGAGGTCTTCGTCGTCATGACCGAGGACGACTACGTCAAGCGGATGCCGATCGACGCGTTCGACCCGCAGGGTCGCGGCGGCAAGGGGATCATCGGCGCGGACGTCAAGGAAGACGACCGCGTCTCGACGGTCTTCCGGGCCAACACCCACGACTACCTGCTCTGCTTTACGAATCAGGGCGAAGTCTACCGGCTCAAGACCTACGAAATCCCCGAAATGGGCCGGACCGCCCGCGGGAAATCGGCGGTCAACATCCTCGATCTCGACCCCGGCGAGGACATCACGGCCATCGTCGACACCGACGCCTTCGGCGACGACGAGTTCGTGACGATGGTTACCCGAAACGGCTACGTCAAGCGCACCGCCGGCGAGGAGTTCGATAACATCCTCTCGACGGGGATCATCGCCGCCGACCTCGAGGAGGGCGACGAACTCGTCGACGTCGAGGTCACCGACGGCTCGCAGGATCTGGTCATCGCGACCGAGGGCGGCATGACGATCCGCTTCGACGAGGACGAGGTCCGCGCGATGGGTCGGAACGCCCGCGGCGTCAACGGGATCAAACTGCAGGGCGACGACGCCGTTGCGGGGCTTGTCGCGACCGACGAGGGCGACGAGCAGGCGCTGTTGACGGTCACCGAGAACGGCTACGGGAAGCGGACGCTGCTCTCGGAGTACCGCACGCAGTCCCGGTACGGGAAAGGGTTGATCGATATCAAGACCGGCGAACGAAACGGCCCCGTGACGGCCGTCAAGGCGGTCGACGACGACGATCAACTCGTCATGATGAGCGAGCGCGGACAGATCGTCCGCACCCGCGTCGACGAGATCTCGACCGTCGGGCGGAACACGATGGGCGTGATCGTCATGGAGGTCGACGACGGCGACGCGGTCGCCGCGGTCGACGACATTCCGGCGGCGGCTGCCGACGCTGCCGATGCGGACGACGACGCGAACTGA
- a CDS encoding Rrf2 family transcriptional regulator — protein sequence MSSIELTPSQKKILRALTNLHKETEDAIKGEDIAEQVDRNPGTIRNQMQSLKALQLVEGVPGPKGGYKPTAAAYEALEIQQMDEPAAVPMQHEGEPVDDTIIEEIDLSSVHHPELCRAEIHIQGTLSDIHEDDSVTVGPTPLSKLLIEGTVDGKDDTNNILILRIDDMVAPSEEPTH from the coding sequence ATGTCATCCATCGAACTCACACCCAGTCAGAAGAAAATCCTCCGCGCGCTCACGAACCTCCACAAGGAGACCGAAGACGCCATCAAGGGCGAGGATATCGCCGAACAGGTCGACCGGAACCCGGGGACGATCCGCAACCAGATGCAGAGTCTCAAAGCCCTCCAACTCGTCGAGGGCGTACCGGGGCCGAAAGGCGGCTACAAACCGACCGCCGCCGCCTACGAAGCACTCGAGATCCAGCAGATGGACGAGCCCGCAGCCGTCCCGATGCAACACGAGGGCGAACCCGTCGACGACACCATCATCGAAGAGATCGACCTCTCGAGCGTTCACCATCCGGAACTCTGTCGTGCGGAGATCCACATTCAGGGCACGCTGAGCGACATTCACGAGGACGACTCCGTCACCGTCGGTCCGACGCCGCTCTCGAAACTGCTCATCGAGGGGACCGTCGACGGCAAAGACGACACGAACAACATCCTCATCCTGCGGATCGACGACATGGTCGCCCCCTCCGAAGAACCGACACACTGA
- a CDS encoding NAD(P)/FAD-dependent oxidoreductase, translating to MTENVVVLGAGYAGTGAINKLQSELGDNARLTWIADVDYHLVLHESHRVIRDPDVRSDITFPVEQIADSSTRFIQDEVTGLDVDEQAVELAEGDDVEYDYVLVGLGSQTAYYGIPGLEDHSLTLKSLDDAMEIHEAVTEAGRDATRGEPAQVVIGGAGLSGIQTAGEIAEFRDEHRAPIEIHLVEALEEIFPGNDPEVQQALRDLLEEAGVQIHTDDPITEATEDHIEFDEGEPLDHDVLVWTGGITGRDALDDADLEKEHNRVNTGANFQTSDERVFAIGDSAIIDQGDQPAPPTAQAAWQAADVAGENIARAIENRPLMTWEHEDKGTVISVGEKAVAHGVKPAFGISLPVDTFGGFPAQNLKKMIAARWIADITSWNAARRSWSSL from the coding sequence ATGACAGAGAACGTCGTCGTGCTTGGTGCCGGATACGCCGGAACCGGTGCAATCAATAAGCTCCAATCGGAGCTCGGGGACAACGCGCGGCTAACCTGGATCGCTGATGTCGACTACCATCTCGTGTTGCACGAGTCCCACCGCGTGATTCGGGACCCCGACGTCCGCTCGGACATCACGTTCCCGGTCGAGCAGATCGCGGACTCATCGACCCGGTTCATTCAGGACGAGGTCACCGGCCTCGACGTCGACGAACAGGCCGTCGAACTCGCGGAGGGTGACGACGTCGAGTACGACTACGTCCTCGTCGGCCTCGGCAGTCAGACCGCCTACTACGGCATCCCCGGTCTCGAGGACCACTCGCTGACCCTGAAGAGCCTCGACGACGCCATGGAGATCCACGAGGCGGTCACAGAAGCCGGTCGGGACGCGACCCGCGGCGAGCCCGCACAGGTCGTCATCGGCGGCGCCGGGCTCTCGGGTATCCAGACCGCCGGCGAAATCGCCGAATTCCGCGACGAGCACCGCGCGCCCATCGAGATCCACCTCGTCGAGGCCTTAGAAGAAATCTTCCCCGGTAACGATCCGGAGGTCCAGCAGGCCCTGCGAGACCTGCTCGAGGAGGCCGGCGTCCAGATCCATACGGACGACCCGATCACCGAGGCCACCGAGGATCACATCGAGTTCGACGAGGGCGAGCCCCTCGATCACGACGTCCTCGTCTGGACCGGCGGCATCACCGGCCGGGACGCCCTGGACGACGCCGACCTCGAGAAGGAGCACAACCGCGTCAACACCGGCGCGAACTTCCAGACCTCCGACGAGCGCGTCTTCGCGATCGGCGACTCGGCGATCATCGATCAGGGCGACCAGCCCGCGCCGCCGACGGCACAGGCCGCGTGGCAGGCCGCGGACGTCGCCGGCGAGAACATCGCCCGCGCGATCGAGAACCGCCCACTGATGACCTGGGAGCACGAGGACAAGGGGACCGTCATCTCCGTCGGCGAGAAGGCCGTCGCCCACGGCGTCAAGCCGGCCTTCGGCATCTCCCTGCCGGTCGACACCTTCGGCGGCTTCCCGGCCCAGAACCTGAAGAAGATGATCGCCGCCCGCTGGATCGCCGACATCACCTCGTGGAACGCAGCGCGCAGGTCCTGGTCGTCGCTATAA